The Setaria viridis chromosome 9, Setaria_viridis_v4.0, whole genome shotgun sequence sequence GATTAGCGAACAACTATTACAGAACTCTGGAGGCTGTCAAACATGACACCACTGTGATGCTTACAAATGCAGAGTCTTACTTTTCAAAGAGTGCCGAAATGACCAAAAAGATCAGCAGGCTCTCTGAGTGGGTCGATCAAACCTTTTCATTGTTATAGGGTCTAGGGGACGTTCGATGCCTGATTGACACCTTCATTTTCCATGTCAGCAGAATTTTCACCTCAGCCATCAAGATGATTCTACTGAGGCATAATTTTGTTAGAGGAATTAACCAAAGTAGTTCTCAGGGCGaaaaggaatttttgatgtagACCAACTGGTTAAACAGTTTGCTTGCTGATACAAATTGATCTTAACTAACACCTCTGACCGCTTGATCTCCTGTTGTCAAGACACAATGATTCATCCTATTGGGGCTTGTTAGAGAAGGTGCTAAGGTGTAAAGCTGGTAAAGGAAATGCATTAACAGATATCATTCATTGTGTATAGACACCAGTACATTAGCaataaaaggaggaagaaaatgtGGGTTGTTGTCTGTGTTAAATACATTTTGGATGATACGTTGTAACCATATCGAAAGTTAGTGGCAGTTCTTTTCTGCGTGCCTGTGGGCACGCCTTTTATACGAGGCTTGGGATGTCTTTTCTATATTGGACTATTGCAGTTAGTGGAAGTCTTATGACTGTCTTTACAATTTGCAAGTAGAAGAAGGATTGTTTCTTTGTCTAGTACTCTAGTACGTAGTTTACTCGCCACAGAAACATTTTTGGCTCAAACAATGCAGCTAGCCATGAGGTCTTGGATAGGTGACTTTCGTAATTTTGAGGTTTGTGCACAAGTGACTTTCGTAGATTGCATTATCATTTTAACAGGGCGTTGGATGTTGGTGGCTccttattagaaaaaaaaatcattttggTCTTCTTTAGAACAGAGGAATATGAAAAACATAGAAATGAAAAATGAATTGCCTCGTTATCTGGAATAATCCTACAATATTTCGATGCTAAGGCTTCGGGGTTATTAAGAGAGAACACTAAACGTCTTGAAACACGAACTTCTCACGAGATTTGGACTCATGTTTGTTTCGCTATGTAGTTGGAACATAGAAATGCAATCCACAGGGATAACATCTTCGTTCCTTCgatctttcaaaaaaacaatCTTCGTTCCTTTGCTCCCGATGGAGGTCGCCCAAGCATACTGCATACCTCcaatgattaaaaaaaaagaatctgaACAATAACTTTTAGGAAAACCAGGACAACTATGGAAAACAACCTCTGACAAAACTAGCAATAGACGCCTACGTGGGCTTGGCGGCCCGGAAGGTGGGGTGCAACAGCCGGGCGAGCTCCTCGTCGTCCGCGTCCAGCGGCCCGCCGGTCTCGTTCCGGACGCGCTGCACGGCGGTGGCGTTGAGCGACTCGTGCTCGAACCCGTACAGCCTCAGTATCTGGTTGTCGGCGAAGTTGAACGCGCGCTCCATGCCGCGCCGGCATCGGTCCGCCGGGTAGCTGTCCGCGTACCGCCGGCACGGCTTGCACCCGACGAAGTGCGTCACGAGCGGCCACCGGCCGTCGCCGAGGTCGCCAGGCCGCCCCTTCCGCCGGAGCTCCTCGTACCTGTCCACGATCCCCTCCCAGAAACCGTTGAGCTCGTATGTGCTCTCCAGGAACGTCTTGTCGCCCCACCTGCTCCGCTGCGTCACGAGCAGGTAGATGAGCGCCGACTGGTCGTCGGCCTCGAACGGCGGCCGCCCGGAGAGCTCCTGCGCGAAGAGCTCACCGTACCTGTCGCGCACGGGGCCGCGCGGCCCCATGGGCGCCAGCGCGTCCAGGAGGTCGAGCGACCATTGGCAGTTGCGGATGAGGAAGCTGCCGGTGTTGACGCCGACCCAGCTCTTCTCCTCGAACACCTTGGCGTCCCAGCCGTGGAGCACGAGGTTGTGGCGCTCGTACCTCTCCCACGGCAGCTCGAAGAGCATGTCCGTGAACACGGCGTCGGAGTCCACCCACCAGAAGAGCTCCACCTCCGGGTGCGCCAGCATCAGCGTCCGCAGCAGCGGCAGCTTCGCCCAGAAGCCCGACATCTCGGCGTCCAGGAACGCCGTGTTGTAGAACACCTCGAGGCCGTGCACGCGGCAGTAGTCGGCCTTGTTCTTGAACGCGCGCAGCAGCAGGTGGTCGCCGTCCGGGTCGGGGCACCGGACGGGGGCCGACCCCGTCACGACCAGCACCCGCGGCCGATCCGCGGGGGCCACGCGCGTGGGGAACTCCGGGTGCGCGGCGAGCCAGGCCGACCGGCGCGCGTCGTAGTCCAGGATGGTGCGGCCCAGCGAGTAGGGCGGGTCCTTCAGCTGCCGAGGCGGCGGGAGGCCtctgtcctcgtcgtcgtcggtcgcGTTGcctggcgcgggcgcggcggcgacaggaGGCGCCGGGACGGCTGCTACGCGGACGGGTTCCTTGAACACGAAGCGGATGCGCGGCAGGGCGAGATCGAGGTCGGAACTGGCCGGGCCGAAGATGAGGTAGAGCGCGcagagggcgaggaggagggaggcggccgcgATGTTGTGGGTTGCCGCCGGGGGGCAGCGGCGGTAGTGCCGCCGGATGCCGGCCAGCTTGCCGCCCTGGTGCTCCCTCATTTGTCACTAGACGGCCGAGAGCTGCACGACCTTTTGCAACTTGTAATTGCAGAAATGATTCTTTGTCTTGGCATTTGTGTCTGCTCGAAGAACaccatttgaattttttttcgtgTTTTTTATGCCATTGATCGTGTGGTAACTGGCAAGGGTCAAACGACGGGAGGGGATCCGGTGCTGCTGGTGCATTCGGGGTTTCATTTTTCTGTTGCAGAAGTTCATAGACCAAACGGAATCTGAAGGAGGAGAAAAATGGCGGTATGGGGATTGTTGACGATTAAAATACTGAGCAGTGAATTTCTGGAAGTGCAGGTTTCGAATCTCGATGCATCTTAGGGCTCTGGTGCTCTTAATTGCCCATGTGCACCGGCTTAAAACCTGTGTTGGATTATTCTCCCCAGGCTGATGAACAGGAGATGGAGGCATGGTGCGCATAACGTGAGTGGTGAAGTACGCGGGGTACACGTCTTTGCGCGGTCGCCGGCTGACGCTCTGACGGCCGGCACCGTGTGGTGGTGGTTGACACATAAAAGGCCGGGCCGAAAGAGCACAACTGCCTGGGCCACGCTGACGGACTTTCTTCATACCCTCCTCCCTCGTGGACAGGCCATCGTGCTGGTCGGCCTTAGCCCGCCGCATGAGGTCGCAACTCAGGGCCTCATGGAAGCCACACTATTGCCATGTCGAGAGCGAGCCGTGTACATACGTAGTCTTGACTTCCCATTTCCAAGTCAACTAATTCGGCTTGATGTACGCTCTAAATACACACATCCATGTTAGGGCAACATATAATCTTTCCTCTTTTAGGACCGtccgtccatccatccatggcaAATCAGTCAGTAGACTTCGATT is a genomic window containing:
- the LOC117840429 gene encoding probable glycosyltransferase 5 produces the protein MREHQGGKLAGIRRHYRRCPPAATHNIAAASLLLALCALYLIFGPASSDLDLALPRIRFVFKEPVRVAAVPAPPVAAAPAPGNATDDDEDRGLPPPRQLKDPPYSLGRTILDYDARRSAWLAAHPEFPTRVAPADRPRVLVVTGSAPVRCPDPDGDHLLLRAFKNKADYCRVHGLEVFYNTAFLDAEMSGFWAKLPLLRTLMLAHPEVELFWWVDSDAVFTDMLFELPWERYERHNLVLHGWDAKVFEEKSWVGVNTGSFLIRNCQWSLDLLDALAPMGPRGPVRDRYGELFAQELSGRPPFEADDQSALIYLLVTQRSRWGDKTFLESTYELNGFWEGIVDRYEELRRKGRPGDLGDGRWPLVTHFVGCKPCRRYADSYPADRCRRGMERAFNFADNQILRLYGFEHESLNATAVQRVRNETGGPLDADDEELARLLHPTFRAAKPT